In one Thioclava sp. ES.031 genomic region, the following are encoded:
- a CDS encoding DUF2237 family protein, translated as MQMYEAINVLGGALQPCSLKPRTGFFRDGSCNTCWEDSGSHTVCAVMTAEFLAFSKYLGNDLSTPRPEYDFPGLKPGDQWCLCASRFLQAVQEGCAPEVMLASTHRDALRVVPFKMLADHAAEKKGGKG; from the coding sequence ATGCAGATGTATGAGGCGATCAACGTGCTGGGCGGCGCCTTGCAGCCCTGTTCCCTCAAGCCCCGCACCGGGTTCTTCCGCGATGGCAGCTGCAATACCTGCTGGGAGGATAGCGGCTCCCATACGGTCTGCGCGGTGATGACGGCGGAGTTTCTCGCATTCTCGAAATATCTCGGCAACGATCTGAGCACGCCGCGCCCGGAATATGATTTTCCGGGGCTGAAACCGGGCGACCAATGGTGCCTGTGCGCCTCGCGCTTCTTGCAGGCGGTGCAGGAGGGCTGCGCGCCCGAGGTGATGCTGGCCTCGACCCATCGCGATGCCCTGCGGGTGGTGCCGTTCAAGATGCTGGCCGATCATGCCGCCGAGAAGAAGGGCGGGAAGGGCTGA